The following coding sequences lie in one Arachis stenosperma cultivar V10309 chromosome 5, arast.V10309.gnm1.PFL2, whole genome shotgun sequence genomic window:
- the LOC130980021 gene encoding ATP-dependent Clp protease proteolytic subunit has translation MPIGVPKVPFRSPGEEDASWVDIYNRLYRERLLFLGQEVDSEISNQLIGLIIYLSMEDENKDLYLFINSPGGWVIPGIAIYDTMQFVRPAVQTVCMGLAASMGSFLLAGGEITKRLAFPHAWIRVMIHQPASSFYEAQTGEFILEAEELLKLRETITRVYVQRTGKPVWLVSEDMERDAFMSAAEAQAHGIVDLVAVAN, from the exons aTGCCTATTGGTGTTCCAAAAGTTCCCTTTCGAAGTCCTGGAGAGGAAGATGCATCTTGGGTTGACATATA CAACCGACTTTATAGAGAAAGACTACTTTTTTTAGGCCAAGAGGTTGATAGTGAAATATCGAATCAACTTATTGGCCTTATAATATACCTTAGTATGGAGGACGAGAACAAAGATTTGTATCTGTTTATAAATTCTCCGGGCGGATGGGTAATACCCGGAATAGCAATTTATGATACTATGCAATTTGTACGACCCGCTGTACAGACAGTATGCATGGGATTAGCTGCTTCAATGGGATCTTTTCTTTTGGCAGGAGGAGAAATTACCAAACGTCTAGCATTCCCTCACGCTTGG ATTAGGGTAATGATCCATCAACCCGCTAGTTCTTTTTATGAAGCACAAACGGGAGAATTTATCCTGGAAGCAGAAGAACTACTAAAGCTGCGCGAAACTATCACAAGAGTTTATGTACAAAGAACGGGCAAACCTGTATGGCTTGTATCCGAAGACATGGAAAGGGATGCTTTTATGTCAGCAGCAGAAGCTCAAGCCCACGGAATTGTTGATCTTGTCGCGGTTGCGAATTAG